The following is a genomic window from Luteolibacter yonseiensis.
GCAGGGCGATGACGGGCACGACCCAGACGATGTTCCAGCGGCGTGCCGCCCGGAGGTCCGGTGTGGCGGCGGCGGGGGGTGATGTATCGGTATCGCTCAAGTGTCTTCTTTTTTAAGTTGTGGAGAGGCAAGCCGCAGCAGTTCGAGACGGTCCCAGAGGAGCCGCGGATCGAAGCTCATCGCCGCGAACATGGTAAGCACGACCACGCCCGCGAATGCAAGCGCTCCCGGCCCCGCGGTGATCGTCATGTAGTTTCCGAGCTGCACCAGCGCGACGAGGATGCCGACGACGAAGATGTCCACCATCGACCAGCGGCCCAGCAGTTCGGTGAACCAATAGATCTTCCCCAGCATGCCGGGCGACGGGTGCAGCTTTCCCGAAGCGGCGAGGCACAGCCAGCTCAGCGCCACGATCTTCAGCAGCGGAATGAGGATGGAGGCGGTGAAAATGACGATGGCGATGGGGTAGGCCCCCGTCTGCCAGAAGGTGATCATCCCGCTGATGATGGTGTTTTCCGTGACCACCCCCAGTTCGGTGACGGTCATGATCGGCAGCATGTTCGCCGGGATGTAGAGCGCGGCGGCGGCGGACATCAGCGCCAGCGTGCGCTGGATGCTGTCCGGCTTGCGCAGGTGCAGGTGGGACCCGCAGCGCGGGCACGCCCCCAGCTCCACCGGGGAAACCTTGCCACAGGTGTGGCAGCCGGCCAGCCCCTTGTCCGCGCCGCGCGGGAGTGGTGCGTTCATGGCTTCGCCACCTCCAGCCTGTCCCATAGTTCGTCCCGGTCGATCCCCGCGACAGCCGCCGCCATGCAGAGCATCAGCACGCCGAACGCCCAGAACCCCATGCCGAAATGCACGTCCGCCACCTTGCCGAGTTTCAGCAGGCTCACGAGCACGCCGAGGAGAAACACCTCGATCATGTTCCACGGCTCCGTCTTGTTCAGCCACTTGGCCACCAGGACGCCGCCCGGCGCCACCCGCCCGAACATCAGCGGGCAGCAGACATAGATCAACCCGCCCGCCAAAAGCAGCGGCGTCACGATGGTGAAAAGCGCCAGCGCCACCCCGAGCAAGGGGCTGCCTTCGTTGACCAGGGCCATCGCGGCGGAGGCCAGGTTCAGCTTCGTGCGGATGCCCGCGGCATCCATCACCAGGAACGGGAACGAATGCACCACCACCATCAGGATCAGCGAGGTGAGGGAAAACGCAGTCGCCCGCGCCAGCGACGCCGGGCGGTTCTGATAGAGCACCGTGCCGCAGCACTGGCAATACGCGGCCATGCCCTCCGGCAGCGGCTGGGCGTCGTGCAGCGTGTCGCACACGTGGCAGACCGAGCGGTGCGGCCCTCCCGGTGGCTTGGGCCACGGCAGCAGGGCGAGCAGGCGGATTCTGGAAAAGCCTTTGATCATCGGTCAACCAAGCGCCACAACCCGTTGGGAAAGCTCTCCCAGCCCTTCCACACCACATTCCACGAAATCACCGGCCTGCAGGTAGCGCGGCGGGCTCATGCCCATCGCACAGCCGCTCGGAGTTCCGGTGGCGATCACATCTCCCGGCAGCAGCGTCATGAAGCGGGTGACATAGCTGACGAGCTGCCTCACGGAAAACGACATGTCGCCCGTCCAGCTGTTCTGCCGCAGCTCGGTATTCACCTTGCACCACAAACGCAGTTTCTGGGGATCGGAAATCTCGTCCGCCGTGACCAGCCAGGGCCCCATCGGCGCGAAACTGTCCGCGCTCTTCCCCTTCGTCCACTGGCCGCCCATCTCCTTCTGGAAGGTGCGCTCCGAAAAATCACAAAACGTCGAGTAACCCGCCACGTAATCCAGCGACTCGGTCTCCTCCACGTAGGACGCCGTGCGTCCGATCACCACCGCCAGCTCGACCTCGTAGTCCAGCTTGGAAGATCCGCGCGGGATGATGACATCGTCCGTCGGGCCGCTCCACGCGCTCGTCGCCTTCATGAAAAGCGCGGGCTCGGTCGGAATGCCCTCCCCCAGCTCCTTCGCATGCTCCAGGTAATTCTTCCCGATGCACACGATCTTGGACGGACGTGCGACCGGAGGACCGAGGCGCACCAGAGGATGCACCTCCGCGCCGCCCGGACAACCGTCCTCGACCCACACCGCGAGAGCCTCCAGCCCGCCCATCGCGAAAAATCCCTCGTCATAATCCTGGAACTCCCCGCTCGCGTCGATCCTCCGGCCGTCGGCCAAAAGAATTCCAGGCTCCTCACGACCTTCCTCACCAAATCGGATCAATTTCATGCGCTGGATATAACAAAGGCTTCCTTCCGGGGAAACGTAATCTTGAGGATTACCCTCGCCCGGAATGGATCAAAAAGCAACAGGCGCAAAAAAAGCGGCCCGATTGATCATCCACCCTAGGAAAAACCCATTAACCCGGGAGGCATCTCAGTCGGACCGCCTTGTCTTGCGACGCGGAAGAATTACCACCCGCCCGCACTTCCCGCAAGAACAATCTTTACATGATGCCGAAAAAATCATGATGCATTCATCCAACCCCATTTTCCTTCGCGAGCCTTTGCGGACCTCCCGCCTTTGTGATGAATCTCAAAAGGCGGATCGACGCTCACCGGAACTGGTTCTGCCCGGGTTGGTAATGGTAATCCGCCGCGGCCATCTTGTCGGTCAGCAGCTCGGGGTCGAGGTCGTGGGTTTTCACCAGGTCGTCCAGCGAGTCGCAGTGGTTCCGCAATTCGGTGTTGAGCAGCCCGACGAGGAGGTGCGGGTCCATCTTGAGATAGTTGGAAAGATCCATGCGCCGAGCGTGGATGTTCCGCCGCCGGGGGGCAAGCGGCGATGGCTGGTGCCGCCGGCTGGCGGCGGCGCGTGCCGTTATTTTTTCCAGTCGAACGAATTCGTTTCGTTGGTCTTCACGGCTCCGTCCGCCCTGGCCTTGCCTTCCTTCGCTTCCATGTGGCCGAAGTTGTCCTGGAGCATCTTGTTCCGCTGGCCGACGGTTTTTCCTTTTTCGCCGCCCATCATGGCCCGCATTTCCTCTTCCATATAGGGATCTTTCTCATCCCCCGCGCCGCCTTTCACGCCCATGGCCGCGGTGGCCTGGTCGATCTGTTGGGAGCGGACGGCCACGCGGTCCAGCGCCTGGCGGTATTTCGCGACCATGGACGAGACATCGCCGGACGCGCGGAGATCCCGCATCGCTTCCTGGAATGCCTGCACCCGCTGCGGGGACTGGACGAACCAGCCGTATCCTCCGCCCGCCAGCGCGAGACACACGCCGAGGGTGACGAGCAGTTCGCGGCGGCGGCCGCGTTTTTTCCGCTCCATCTGTTCGTCGAGAAGCAGGCCGAGTTCCTTGGAGGCGGCCTCATCGAGCCCCGCGTTTTCCATCGGCCGGACCAGATCCGGGGCGGGTTCGGGCGGGGCGGCCGCCACGGGGATGGGGGCGGGTGCGGGTTCCTGCGGGGGGACGGGAGCGGCGGCCGCCGGGGACGTCGGGAAGACCCGTGTCGGCGGTTTGCCCGGTTCGGACGAGTCCTGGAGGGCCGCTTGAAAAAGTTTGTTGAGCTTTTCTTTGTCCGTCATAAAAAAATGGGATGATCTGACTGTCAGCGTTTCTGTATCATGCGGAGTGGCATGTCCAGCAGCAAGCGTGGCCGAAATCATTTGCCCCCCGCCGCGCATCCGGCCAATCTCGCGGCCCACCATGTTTCCACGCCCGCCGAAGAAGTTTGTCCCGAAGCCGTTCGAGTATCATCAGGAGATCGAAATCACCATCGATTCGCTGACGAATCTCGGCAGCGGTGTGGGCCGCATCGACGGCTGGGTCGTCTTCGTGCCGTTTTCCCTGCCGGGGGAGCTGGTGAAGGCCCGCGTTTTCCGGAATGACAAGAACTGCTCGCACGCGGACCTGGTGGAGATCCTCACGCCTTCGCCGGACCGCATCCAGCCCGGTTGCCCGCTGTTCGGCGAGTGCGGCGGCTGCCAGTACCAGCACCTCAGCTATGACAAGCAGCTCGCTTGGAAAACCCGCCAGGTGGGCGAGCTGATGAAGCACATGGCCGCCGTCACTTTCCCGGTGAACGACTGCCTGTCCTCCGACCAGCATTGGAACTACCGCTCGAAGATCACCCCGCACTTTGAAAAGGCGAAGGACGGCGATCTCGGCCCCATCGGCTTCCTCGCTTTCGGCCGCCGTTCGCAGCTCATCGACGTGCCGCAGTGCCCCATCGCCATGGACACCATCAACCGCGAGCTGCCGGCCATCCGCGAGGGCCTCCGCAAGCGGGCGGGCAGTTTCAAGCGCGGGGCGACCGTGCTGCTCCGCGCGACGGAGGATCGTGTGGAAACCGACTTCAAGGCCACCGCCACCGAACACGTGGGCGACCTGAAATTCCAGTTCCTCGCCGGCGACTTTTTCCAGAACAACCCGTTCATCCTGCCCGCCTTCACCGGCTACGTCGCGAAGCAGGCGTGTGCGGGAGGCGCGAAATACCTGGTGGACGCCTACTGCGGTTCCGGCCTGTTTTCGCTCACTCTCGCCAGGCACTTCCAGCAGGTCGCCGGGGTCGAGGTTTCCGAAACCTCCTGCGAATGGGCGCGGAAAAACGCCGCGGCGAACCACATCACCAACGCCACCTTCCTCACCGCCTCCGCCGAGGCCATCTTCGACTCCATCAGCTTCCCCGCCGACGAAACCGCCGTGGTCATCGACCCGCCGCGCAAGGGCTGCACGCCGGAGTTCATCGACCAGCTCGTGAAGTTCTCCCCGGCGCGGCTGGTTTACGTTTCCTGCGATCCGGCGACGCAGGTGCGGGATCTCAAGCTGCTCAATGACGGCGGCTACCGGCTGGAGGATGTGCAACCCTTCGATCTCTTCCCGCACACGCGCCACCTCGAGTGCGTCATGACCCTGGTGAAAGCTTGATCCAGCGCATCCCATTCCAGGAATCCCCCACCGCCGGCGATGTCGCACGGCTGCGGGTGCTGCTGCGCGACGCGCTGACCACGTTGAAATTCCACCGGGCGGGAAAGATCACCGTGCTGAACCTCGCCTGCGGGCGTGCGGATGAGACCGGCGCGCTCGCCGCCGCGCTCGCCCCGGCGGAGATCAGCCACTACCTCGGCATCGACCTGCGGGCCACCGCCATCGAGGAAGCCGCGAAACGCTGGAAATCCGAGGACGGCGGCTCCATCGAGTTCCGCACCGGGGACGCCTCGTCCATCCACCGGATGAAACAGCTCCCAGCCTTCGATTTCATCTTCATCCGCCACCAGAACTACTGGCACCACCCCGCCGTGTGGGACCGCCTGCTGGGGAACGCCCTCGCCGCGCTGGCTCCGGACGGACTGCTCGCCTGCACGTCCTACTTCGACCGCGAGCACGAGCTTCTCAAGGCGTCGCTCCGCACCCGTGGCGCGGAGATCCTCTGGGACGTCCGCCACCCCGACTCCCGCCCGCTCAACGACGCCCCGGGGAAATCCGTGGACCGGCGGCTGGCGGTTTTTTCCAACCTTCCGTCTCCTTGAAGAAAATTCACCCCCAAGACGCCAAGGCCGCCAAGGACATGGAAATTTCAAAAATGGCAGTGTCGGATTTTTCCCAATCTTGGCGCTCTTGGCGTCTTGGCGGTGAAAAAAATTCCGATGACCCGGAGATATTCAAACCAAGCGCAGCACTGCCGGGATCGAAATTAAAGTTTCCCTGTCCTGAACTTCTGCTAAATATGCCGTGAAGTGAATATCGTGGATCAAATCGCCCTGCGGGCATCGGCCGAGCGCCCCGCGATCATTGCCGATGGCGCGACGCTCACCTACGGCGATCTCATGGAGCGCGTGTCCACCGCCGCCGCATGGCTGGACCGGCGCAAGGGTTTCCGCCGGGACGGGGTTTCCCGCGTGGGCCTCGATTGCGGAAACGGGGTGGAATACATCGTCCTCGCCCTGGCGATCTTGAAAACCGGCGGCTGCCTCGTCCCGCTTGCCGACGAACTGACCGAACCCGAGCGCCAGGAAATCATCACCCGCACCGGCCTGTGCGGCATCGTCACCGGAACTCCCGGCGGTCCGGAATGGCAATCGCTCGATACCCCGGAGCTGGAAAACGAAGCCGCCTTTTCCGCGCTGGATCCCGCCTTCATCCGTTTCAGCTCCGGCACCACCGGCCGGAGCAAGGGCGTGGTGCTCAGCCACGCCAAGCTGCGCGAGAGGATCACCGCCGCGAACGCCGCGCTGGAGATCGGCCCGCACGACAAGGTGCTGTGGATGCTGCCGATGGCGCATCATTTCGCCGTCTCCATCGTGCTTTACCTCTACCACGGGGCGTGCACGGTTTTGGGAAGCTCTCACCTCGCCACCGAGGTGCTGGAGCTGGCCCGGACCACCCGCGCCACCGTCATCTACGGCGCGCCGTTCCACCACTCGCTGCTCGCTGCGGACGATGGCGGCTACGCCTGGCCGGACCTCCGGCTGGCCGTGACCACCGCCGCGCCGCTGCCGGAAGCTCTCGCGGGACATTTCAAGAAACGCTTCGGCAAGCCGCTCGTGCAGGGCCTCGGCATCATCGAGATCGGCCTGCCGCTCCTGAACACCGGCGGAGCGGGAGACTCGCCGACCGCCGTCGGCAGGCCGCTGCCCGCCTACGATGTGGAGCTGCGCGATGACGAGGGCCTGCCCGTCGCCATCGGGAAAACCGGCGAGCTCTGGATCAAGGGACCCGGCATGTTCGACGCCTACCTCTCGCCGTGGCAGACCGTGGATGAGATCTGTGTGGACGGCTGGTTCGCCACCGGGGATCTCGCGGAGACGGATGCCGCGGGCCGCATCTACCTGCGGGGGCGGAAAAAAAGCGTGCTGAACGTCAGCGGCATGAAGGTTTTCCCGGAAGAGATCGAGGCCGCCATCGAGCGCCACCCCGCCGTGAAGCGCTGCCGCGTGGCCGGCATGCCGCACACCATCCTCGGCACGGTCCCGGCGGCGGAGGTCATTCTGGAAAACGGCGAGGTCCTCAAACCGCGCCAGCTCATCGAGTGGTGCCGCAAATCCCTCTCGATCTACAAGGTCCCCGTGCACGTGAAGTTCGTCTCCAACCTGCCCCTCACCGCCAGCGGCAAGATCCGGCGGGTGTGAGTGCCGGAGGATTCCGTGGACTGCGTGCAGCTCGCTGCCGCTTTCATCTGCCAGCTCGCTGGCCGGGGTGGCGGCCCGTATTTCTCATGGTGCGTCATCCCCCTTGCGTCAGCCAGCGGGAGGGCACGCCGAAGACAGTCCGCCGGTGCTCCGCCGTGTCAGCAAGCTGACTACGGAAAGCGGCAGCAAGCTGCGCGCAGTCCGAAAGCTTCGCCTGCTCAAATCGTCACTTTATTTTCGGAAACCGGCATCACCCTCTTCCTCTTCTTGGCGCCCTTGGTGTCTTGGCGGTGAACCTCCGGCGGAACCCATGTATCCGTCTTCCGCGCGCCGCTCTCCCGTGAATTCCGAAAATCCGGTTGAATATTCCCCGGTCCTGAACGTCATTCACCGTATGAAAAGCAAATTCCGCTGCCTGCGCCTGGCCGTGTATTCACTGGCTCTTGTGACCATCGGTTCCAGCGTGAGCTGCATGACCTCCTATGATGCAGCCGGCCGCCCGGTGCAATCCGTGGATCCCGCGCTGGCCGTGGCGGGTGTCGCCGCCGCCGGCCTCATCGGCTACGCGGCGGGGAATGACAACGACCATCACCATCACCACCATCACGGTGGATACTATGGTGGCGGGGGCTACTACCGTGGCGGCGGATATTACCGCGGCGGTCGCGAATACCGCCGTCATTGACCTGGGTCCGGCCGGTCATCTAGTGTGTGTGCGAGCCGCGATGGGCGCTTCCATCGCGGCTTCCCACATCGACCTCCGACCCTCCCATGCCCGATACCGCGAGCCGACTTTCCGTTTTCACCGAATCCGTCATCCGTGGCACCACCCGCCTCGCCAACCAGCATGGGGCCATCAACCTTTCCCAAGGGTTCCCGGATTTCGATCCGCCGGAGGAACTGCTCGCCGCGATGGAACGCGCCGCGCGCGGCCCCCATCATCAATACGCCGTCACCTGGGGCGCCCCGCGCTTCCGCGAGGCGCTCGCCCGCAAGATCCAGCGCTTCACCGGCCTGCCCATCCATCCGGATGAGAACCTCGTCGTCACCTGTGGCAGCACCGAGGCGATGATGGTCGCGATGATGACCGCCTGCAATCCGGGCGACAAGGTGATCATCTTCTCGCCGTTTTACGAAAACTACGCCGCCGACGCCATCCTGTCCGGCGCGGAGCCCATCTACGTGCCGCTGCGTCCGCCCGGCTTCGGGTTCGATTCCGAGGAGCTCGCGAAGGCCTTCGAGCAGAAGCCGAAAGCCATCGTCGTCTGCAATCCGTCCAACCCCACCGGCAAGGTCTTCACGCGTGACGAGCTGATGGAGATCCTCCGCCTCGCCGAGGAGCACGACGCCTTCGTCATCACGGACGAACCGTATGAGCACATCATTTTCGCGCCGCACGAGCACGTTTACTTCGCCGCGCTGCCGGGCGCGTTCGACCGCACCATCACCTGCAACTCCCTTTCGAAAACCTACTCCATCACCGGCTGGCGGCTCGGCTACGTGCAGGCCGCGCCGAAGGTCATCGCGCAGGCCCGCAAGGTGCATGACTTCCTCACCGTGGGGGCCGCCGCCCCGCTGCAGGAAGCCGCCATCGCCGGGCTGGAACTGCCGGACAGCTACTATACCGGACTCACCGCGCTCTACACCGAGAAGCGGGATATGTTCCTCGACATCCTCCGCAAGACCGGCCTGCCCTTCACCGAGCCGCAGGGGGCCTACTACGTCATGCTGGACATTTCCTCGCTCGGCTTCGCCAGCGACACGGCGGCCTCCGAGTGGTTCATCAAGGAGATCGGCGTGGCGGGAGTCGCGGGATCCAGCTTCTTCCGCGAGCCGGTGAACCACCTGATCCGCTTCCACTTCGCGAAAAACACCGCCACGCTCCAGGCGGCGGGCGAGCGGCTGATGAAATTGACGTAACAATTTTCCTCAAACGATCAGTAGCAATTCCCAAGAGACGTGCGATCTGTCCGTTAGCTGGTGGAAATCCATCAGCATAACCAAACAACCTGATCCTGACCATGAAATCAACATTGCTGCTCTCACTCTGCCTTGCCCCACTGCTCGCCACCGTTTCCTGCCGGGAAAAAGGACCTGGCGAAAGAGCGGGCGAAAGCATCGACAAGGCGGTCGAAAACGTCAAAGACGCCGTGGACCCCAAGGGCCCGGTCGAGAAAGCCGGTGAGAAAGTGGACAAGGCGCTGGGGAACTGAACCGGAGATTCACCACATAGGTCCTATAAGTGCTATAGGACCTATGCAGGCCGTCCCTACAACCGCTTCAGCAGGATCTTCCGGAACTCGATTTTCATCGGCGGTCCGACGTGGACCTGCACGCCGAGCAGTCCGTTTGGTTTCCGGTTTTCCGGATCCTCATCCCGCACCTCGGACATCAGGACTCCGTTGGTGAAATGTTGCAGCAGGTTTCCCTTGGCGATGATGTGGACCTGGTTCCACTCCTCCTTGAGCACCTTTTTCTGCAGCTCCGCGCGGTCCCCCAGCTCGCGACCGATCTCCGGCGGCGCGCCGGTTTTCAGGATCACGCTCTGGCCGCGATAGGCGAGGAACTGCCTGCCGCGCTCCTCGTAATTCTGGCCGCTCCACTGGTCTTTCCCGTCGATGTCGTCCTGGTATCCCCGCATCGCCCACTTCGCGCCGGGCACCTCGCTGCTGCGGTAGTTGATGCCGCTGTTTCCCTCGGCGGAAACGCGGTATTCCAGCTTGAGCTCGAAGTCCGCCACCTCGCCGCCGCGCCAGATGATGAAGGAGTTCTGCTTGAGCAATGTCTCCGGCCTCACCTCGCCGACGAGCGTGCCGTTCTCGGCTTTCCAGTAAACCGGATCGCCCTCCCAGTCCTTGAGGGTTCCGTCGAAGATGGAGACAAAGCCGTCATCCGCCGCCATCAAGGAGGCCGACAAAAACAAACCCATCGCTGAAAGCATGCCGGAGATCTTCATCCCCGGAAACTACGCCACCGCCGCCCGCAGACGAGCCAGATCCGGCGCCTGTGGTAAAAAAGGCACGGAGATGGAAGTATGGGATCGTGATCCCAGGCGAAGCCCTTGGACTGCGCGCAGCTTGCTGCCGCTTTCATTCGCCAGCTTGCTGGCCGGGGTGGCGGCTTGTATTTTTCATGGTGCGCCATCCCCTTTGCGCCAGCGGGCGGGGGGCGCGTCAAAGGCAGTCCGCCGGTGCTTCGCCGTGCCAGCAAGCTGGCTACGGAAAGCGGCAGCAAGC
Proteins encoded in this region:
- a CDS encoding 3-keto-disaccharide hydrolase; this translates as MKISGMLSAMGLFLSASLMAADDGFVSIFDGTLKDWEGDPVYWKAENGTLVGEVRPETLLKQNSFIIWRGGEVADFELKLEYRVSAEGNSGINYRSSEVPGAKWAMRGYQDDIDGKDQWSGQNYEERGRQFLAYRGQSVILKTGAPPEIGRELGDRAELQKKVLKEEWNQVHIIAKGNLLQHFTNGVLMSEVRDEDPENRKPNGLLGVQVHVGPPMKIEFRKILLKRL
- a CDS encoding class I adenylate-forming enzyme family protein codes for the protein MDQIALRASAERPAIIADGATLTYGDLMERVSTAAAWLDRRKGFRRDGVSRVGLDCGNGVEYIVLALAILKTGGCLVPLADELTEPERQEIITRTGLCGIVTGTPGGPEWQSLDTPELENEAAFSALDPAFIRFSSGTTGRSKGVVLSHAKLRERITAANAALEIGPHDKVLWMLPMAHHFAVSIVLYLYHGACTVLGSSHLATEVLELARTTRATVIYGAPFHHSLLAADDGGYAWPDLRLAVTTAAPLPEALAGHFKKRFGKPLVQGLGIIEIGLPLLNTGGAGDSPTAVGRPLPAYDVELRDDEGLPVAIGKTGELWIKGPGMFDAYLSPWQTVDEICVDGWFATGDLAETDAAGRIYLRGRKKSVLNVSGMKVFPEEIEAAIERHPAVKRCRVAGMPHTILGTVPAAEVILENGEVLKPRQLIEWCRKSLSIYKVPVHVKFVSNLPLTASGKIRRV
- a CDS encoding pyridoxal phosphate-dependent aminotransferase; this translates as MPDTASRLSVFTESVIRGTTRLANQHGAINLSQGFPDFDPPEELLAAMERAARGPHHQYAVTWGAPRFREALARKIQRFTGLPIHPDENLVVTCGSTEAMMVAMMTACNPGDKVIIFSPFYENYAADAILSGAEPIYVPLRPPGFGFDSEELAKAFEQKPKAIVVCNPSNPTGKVFTRDELMEILRLAEEHDAFVITDEPYEHIIFAPHEHVYFAALPGAFDRTITCNSLSKTYSITGWRLGYVQAAPKVIAQARKVHDFLTVGAAAPLQEAAIAGLELPDSYYTGLTALYTEKRDMFLDILRKTGLPFTEPQGAYYVMLDISSLGFASDTAASEWFIKEIGVAGVAGSSFFREPVNHLIRFHFAKNTATLQAAGERLMKLT
- a CDS encoding class I SAM-dependent RNA methyltransferase, producing the protein MFPRPPKKFVPKPFEYHQEIEITIDSLTNLGSGVGRIDGWVVFVPFSLPGELVKARVFRNDKNCSHADLVEILTPSPDRIQPGCPLFGECGGCQYQHLSYDKQLAWKTRQVGELMKHMAAVTFPVNDCLSSDQHWNYRSKITPHFEKAKDGDLGPIGFLAFGRRSQLIDVPQCPIAMDTINRELPAIREGLRKRAGSFKRGATVLLRATEDRVETDFKATATEHVGDLKFQFLAGDFFQNNPFILPAFTGYVAKQACAGGAKYLVDAYCGSGLFSLTLARHFQQVAGVEVSETSCEWARKNAAANHITNATFLTASAEAIFDSISFPADETAVVIDPPRKGCTPEFIDQLVKFSPARLVYVSCDPATQVRDLKLLNDGGYRLEDVQPFDLFPHTRHLECVMTLVKA
- a CDS encoding DUF4250 domain-containing protein — encoded protein: MDLSNYLKMDPHLLVGLLNTELRNHCDSLDDLVKTHDLDPELLTDKMAAADYHYQPGQNQFR
- a CDS encoding paraquat-inducible protein A, with the translated sequence MIKGFSRIRLLALLPWPKPPGGPHRSVCHVCDTLHDAQPLPEGMAAYCQCCGTVLYQNRPASLARATAFSLTSLILMVVVHSFPFLVMDAAGIRTKLNLASAAMALVNEGSPLLGVALALFTIVTPLLLAGGLIYVCCPLMFGRVAPGGVLVAKWLNKTEPWNMIEVFLLGVLVSLLKLGKVADVHFGMGFWAFGVLMLCMAAAVAGIDRDELWDRLEVAKP
- a CDS encoding fumarylacetoacetate hydrolase family protein; this encodes MKLIRFGEEGREEPGILLADGRRIDASGEFQDYDEGFFAMGGLEALAVWVEDGCPGGAEVHPLVRLGPPVARPSKIVCIGKNYLEHAKELGEGIPTEPALFMKATSAWSGPTDDVIIPRGSSKLDYEVELAVVIGRTASYVEETESLDYVAGYSTFCDFSERTFQKEMGGQWTKGKSADSFAPMGPWLVTADEISDPQKLRLWCKVNTELRQNSWTGDMSFSVRQLVSYVTRFMTLLPGDVIATGTPSGCAMGMSPPRYLQAGDFVECGVEGLGELSQRVVALG
- a CDS encoding class I SAM-dependent methyltransferase gives rise to the protein MIQRIPFQESPTAGDVARLRVLLRDALTTLKFHRAGKITVLNLACGRADETGALAAALAPAEISHYLGIDLRATAIEEAAKRWKSEDGGSIEFRTGDASSIHRMKQLPAFDFIFIRHQNYWHHPAVWDRLLGNALAALAPDGLLACTSYFDREHELLKASLRTRGAEILWDVRHPDSRPLNDAPGKSVDRRLAVFSNLPSP
- a CDS encoding paraquat-inducible protein A gives rise to the protein MNAPLPRGADKGLAGCHTCGKVSPVELGACPRCGSHLHLRKPDSIQRTLALMSAAAALYIPANMLPIMTVTELGVVTENTIISGMITFWQTGAYPIAIVIFTASILIPLLKIVALSWLCLAASGKLHPSPGMLGKIYWFTELLGRWSMVDIFVVGILVALVQLGNYMTITAGPGALAFAGVVVLTMFAAMSFDPRLLWDRLELLRLASPQLKKEDT